The nucleotide window TGCGAACCGCCCGCCGAGGCTATGCCATGATCCTCTGGTTCCTCTACATATTTGTCTTGGAGATCAAGCTCTACTTCGTCTTCCAGAACTGCAAAGCGGACAGGAAAAGTCTCGAGACAGTAGCCCGGAAGGCTCTCACCTTGCTGCTGTCTGTATGCGTGCCAGGTCTCTACCTAGTCCTGGTTGCTTTGGACAGCATGGAGTATGTGAGAACGTTCCGGAAGAAGGAGGACATGCGGGGCAGGTTGTTCTGGGTAGCTCTGGACTTACTGGACCTGCTTGACATCCAGGCCAACCTGTGGGAGCCCCAGCGGACGGGCCTGCCCATCTGGGCAGAGGGCCTTATGTTCTTCTACTGCTACATCCTGCTGCTCATCTTGCCCTGTGTGTCCCTCAGTGAGATTAGCATGCAGGGCGAGCATGTGTCGCCACAGAAGATGATGCTATACCCTGTCCTCAGTTTAGTCACCATAAATGTGGTCACCATCCTCATTCGTGGTGTCAACATGGTGCTTTTCCAGGACAGCCGTGTTTCCACCATCTTTGTTGGTAAGAACGTGGTGGCTATTGCCACCAAGGTCTCGACGTTCCTGGAGTACCGTAAGCAGGTAAAGGAGTTCCCTCATCCTCAGAATGCCATGGCACTGGAGCTGCAGCAAAACTCGATAAGCCACACGCAACCGCTGCCCAACGCCACAAGCTTGCCCCACGAACCCTCGCCTGCCCAGGACATCATCGACACATAACCGTCAGCACTGGattcaccaggtacacaccacgGCTGTGGCTGAGTTACTGAGCCCTCAGATTCAATTTGGAATGTTTGTAACAGGATGGTTTTCTGCTCCTGTCAGGAGAACGTAAACTGTGGAAATACCAGTGGAATATTTCCAGCCTAGCCTGTTTCTGGATGGTTACACTCCCCTTTATTCTGAGTAAAAGGATATGATGTTTTTATTGTACTGCATTTTTTTTAAGTAACAGAAATTATCTTTACATTCGGTGACCTTTATTGTGTAAATTGGAC belongs to Osmerus mordax isolate fOsmMor3 chromosome 8, fOsmMor3.pri, whole genome shotgun sequence and includes:
- the LOC136947946 gene encoding transmembrane protein 121, whose amino-acid sequence is MVLPPPDKRHVCLTTIVIMTSMAFMDAYLVEQNQGPRKIGVCIIVLVGDVCFLIVLRYVAVWVGAEVRTARRGYAMILWFLYIFVLEIKLYFVFQNCKADRKSLETVARKALTLLLSVCVPGLYLVLVALDSMEYVRTFRKKEDMRGRLFWVALDLLDLLDIQANLWEPQRTGLPIWAEGLMFFYCYILLLILPCVSLSEISMQGEHVSPQKMMLYPVLSLVTINVVTILIRGVNMVLFQDSRVSTIFVGKNVVAIATKVSTFLEYRKQVKEFPHPQNAMALELQQNSISHTQPLPNATSLPHEPSPAQDIIDT